TCTAAAAGGCTCCAACGACCGTTTGATGTGCAAAGGCCATGCAAGCGCGGAGGAGTAGTACCGTACTTTAAATTGTAAGGAGCGTATCTATGGCCTTGAAGATTATTGCCTCAGCCTGCACCGGCTGCTCGGCGTGCGAGGCGCAGTGCCCAAATGCTGCCATTAGTGAGAAAGGTGACGTGTTGGCAATTGATCCTAAGAAGTGCACTATGTGCGAGGGACTCGATTTTCCGCAGTGTCTGTCGGTGTGCCCCGTGGACGATTGCATAGTAACGGCTTAGCCTGGCCATAGCGCTCTTCTTGAAGGCGTGTTTATCGATCTGGTTCATTTCATGGCTCAAGCCTTACCGGTAGCGAAACTATGAATTGCCGGAAAATATGGAACTAG
The Cupriavidus taiwanensis genome window above contains:
- a CDS encoding 4Fe-4S binding protein, whose product is MALKIIASACTGCSACEAQCPNAAISEKGDVLAIDPKKCTMCEGLDFPQCLSVCPVDDCIVTA